The following coding sequences are from one Synechococcus sp. UW179A window:
- a CDS encoding OsmC family protein, producing the protein MPTVSCLYSGELRCEVTHHGSGAVLITDAPIDNAGQGEAFSPTDLLATSVATCMLTIMGITAKSRGWSLEGSTAEVNKHMTERGPRKVERLRVHLKLPQHLSDEQRSLLQRVAEQCPVKRSLDPLMQLELVWS; encoded by the coding sequence ATGCCCACTGTTTCCTGTTTGTATAGCGGTGAACTGCGCTGTGAGGTCACACACCATGGCTCCGGTGCCGTGTTGATCACCGATGCTCCGATCGACAACGCCGGGCAAGGTGAAGCGTTCTCCCCCACCGACCTTCTGGCCACATCCGTTGCGACCTGCATGCTCACCATCATGGGAATCACGGCCAAGAGCAGGGGCTGGTCGCTTGAAGGAAGCACTGCCGAGGTGAATAAACACATGACCGAGCGAGGCCCCCGCAAGGTGGAGAGACTGCGTGTGCATCTGAAACTGCCCCAGCACCTCAGCGACGAACAGCGGTCACTGCTTCAACGCGTTGCGGAGCAATGCCCTGTGAAGCGCAGCCTCGATCCATTGATGCAACTGGAGCTGGTCTGGAGTTGA